From Corynebacterium faecale, one genomic window encodes:
- a CDS encoding cytochrome ubiquinol oxidase subunit I, with protein MDLVDVSRWQFGITTVYHFIFVPLTIGLAPLVAIMQTAWHRTGKDMWYRATRFFGTLFLVNFAMGVVTGLVQEFQFGMNWSEYSRFVGDVFGGPLALEGLAAFFFESIFLGIWIFGWGRVPRWIHLASIWIVAAATNVSAYFIIVANSFMQHPVGAAMNYENGRAELINVWELLSNPVALVAFPHAVAGSVLVAGTFVAGISAWWMVRDRRHAAKTGENAEDAGQLWRPLLRMGLWVTLLGIVSVSITGDLQAKVMFEVQPMKMASAEALCYTEEDPWFSILAISTFNDCNSVSEIFSVPWVLSFLAGGQFSGVTLQGVTDLQAQAEQLYGPGNYSPNLFVTYWSFRLMIGFMAASILVVIVGFWLTRKKRTTDRRWFAWLGLIAIPFPFLSNSAGWIFTEMGRQPWVVYPNPDFGPENSPNGENDIHLIVDFGVSNHSVATVWISLIAFTLIYGILAVVWFWLMRRFVVAGALASGASENIVEDTYGPDAEELEPLSFNADSSDDFPSAEESEPADRGSAAVTTKPRRQRDERTVDEKGN; from the coding sequence GTGGATCTTGTCGATGTCTCACGCTGGCAATTTGGCATCACGACTGTCTATCACTTCATTTTCGTCCCCCTGACCATCGGACTCGCTCCGCTGGTGGCAATCATGCAGACGGCCTGGCATCGCACCGGTAAAGATATGTGGTACCGCGCCACCCGGTTTTTCGGCACGCTGTTCCTGGTCAACTTCGCCATGGGCGTGGTCACCGGCCTTGTCCAGGAGTTCCAGTTCGGCATGAACTGGAGTGAGTACTCTCGCTTTGTCGGCGATGTTTTCGGTGGTCCGCTCGCCCTGGAGGGGCTGGCAGCTTTCTTCTTTGAGTCCATCTTCTTGGGCATTTGGATCTTTGGTTGGGGAAGAGTCCCCCGCTGGATACACCTGGCGTCCATCTGGATCGTCGCAGCCGCGACTAATGTCTCGGCCTACTTCATCATCGTGGCGAACTCCTTTATGCAGCACCCGGTGGGGGCGGCGATGAACTACGAGAACGGTCGCGCGGAACTGATCAACGTCTGGGAACTGCTGAGCAATCCGGTGGCCCTGGTGGCCTTCCCGCACGCGGTGGCCGGTTCCGTGCTTGTGGCCGGCACCTTCGTCGCCGGCATTAGTGCGTGGTGGATGGTGCGCGATCGTCGTCACGCCGCAAAGACGGGCGAAAACGCCGAGGATGCCGGGCAGTTGTGGCGGCCCCTGCTGCGCATGGGACTGTGGGTCACATTATTGGGGATCGTCTCCGTTTCCATCACCGGTGATCTGCAGGCCAAGGTGATGTTCGAGGTCCAGCCGATGAAGATGGCCTCCGCGGAGGCCCTTTGCTATACGGAGGAGGACCCGTGGTTTTCCATCTTGGCTATCAGCACGTTCAACGACTGCAACTCCGTCTCCGAGATTTTCAGTGTGCCCTGGGTTCTGTCATTCCTGGCCGGCGGCCAATTCAGCGGTGTAACGCTGCAGGGTGTCACGGACCTGCAGGCCCAGGCCGAGCAGCTCTACGGTCCGGGCAACTACTCTCCGAACCTGTTCGTGACCTACTGGTCCTTCCGTCTGATGATCGGCTTCATGGCCGCCTCCATCCTGGTGGTTATCGTCGGTTTCTGGTTGACCCGTAAGAAACGCACCACCGACAGGCGGTGGTTCGCCTGGCTGGGTCTCATCGCGATTCCGTTCCCCTTCCTGTCTAACTCCGCCGGCTGGATCTTCACCGAGATGGGGCGCCAGCCCTGGGTGGTGTACCCGAATCCTGACTTCGGTCCGGAGAATAGCCCGAACGGGGAGAACGACATCCACCTGATCGTGGACTTCGGGGTGTCCAACCACTCGGTGGCCACCGTCTGGATTTCCCTGATCGCCTTCACCCTGATCTACGGCATCCTCGCCGTGGTCTGGTTCTGGCTCATGCGCCGCTTCGTGGTTGCCGGGGCACTGGCATCTGGCGCTTCCGAGAACATCGTCGAGGACACCTACGGGCCGGACGCCGAGGAGCTAGAACCGCTGAGCTTCAACGCCGACAGCTCCGACGACTTCCCCAGCGCCGAAGAGTCCGAACCCGCCGACCGGGGTTCCGCAGCTGTCACCACGAAACCACGCCGACAGCGTGATGAGCGCACCGTTGATGAGAAGGGGAATTGA
- a CDS encoding M23 family metallopeptidase: MLLKAQRSAGGKHRKIPTSQTKSRVALVAVATGAVSSAGIGGAAAATLQTQAEASISPQDTVGGVQLATNDTALPPDTTETAPQILTISEYKPVTNINEQLDKAVEYAAERTEAARAEAARLEAERIEAERLANASSVVKPTEGTFTSGFGMRWGSLHAGLDIANVVGTPILAAMGGTVIDSGPASGFGQWIRIQHDDGSIAVYGHMETLDVSVGEQVTAGQKIAGMGNRGFSTGSHLHFELYPTGSGAVDPAPWFAQHGITF; the protein is encoded by the coding sequence ATGCTCCTGAAGGCCCAGCGATCAGCCGGAGGAAAACACCGCAAGATCCCCACCTCGCAAACCAAGAGCCGCGTAGCCCTGGTGGCCGTGGCCACGGGAGCGGTCTCGTCCGCGGGTATCGGGGGTGCCGCCGCCGCCACGCTGCAGACCCAGGCTGAAGCCTCGATCTCCCCGCAGGACACTGTCGGTGGCGTGCAGTTGGCCACCAATGACACCGCGCTGCCCCCGGACACGACGGAGACGGCCCCGCAGATCCTGACGATCTCAGAGTATAAGCCGGTAACCAATATCAACGAGCAGTTGGACAAGGCGGTTGAGTACGCCGCCGAGCGCACCGAGGCCGCCCGCGCTGAGGCCGCACGTCTGGAAGCAGAACGCATTGAGGCAGAACGCCTGGCCAACGCCTCATCCGTGGTCAAACCCACTGAAGGCACCTTCACCTCCGGTTTCGGTATGCGCTGGGGCAGCCTCCACGCAGGACTAGACATCGCCAACGTCGTGGGCACCCCAATTCTTGCGGCCATGGGCGGCACCGTCATCGACTCCGGACCGGCCTCCGGTTTCGGCCAGTGGATCCGCATCCAGCACGACGATGGCTCCATTGCCGTCTACGGACACATGGAAACCCTCGACGTCAGCGTCGGTGAGCAGGTCACCGCCGGCCAGAAGATCGCCGGCATGGGTAACCGAGGATTTTCCACCGGGTCCCACCTGCATTTTGAGCTCTACCCCACCGGCAGCGGCGCCGTCGACCCCGCCCCCTGGTTCGCCCAGCACGGCATCACCTTCTAA
- the cydB gene encoding cytochrome d ubiquinol oxidase subunit II, with translation MDLQTLWFIVIAFLFVGYFVLEGFDFGVGMLLPFLGGDGEERARRRDAVATSIGPVWNGNEVWLIVAVGGMFAAFPEWYATMFSGFYLPLLLILLSLILRGVALEWRVKVDTQAWRDRCDIGLAIGSWVPAIFWGVAFANIVQGVAIDANRQIDSSLTAMFGLFNPYGLLGAGTFVLVFMVHGATFLGLKVHEPLRSRAHRLAQRLTIPTAVVAVGFAVWTQLAHGDPVIWIAVGVLALCVLIGSVAIMRGHDGLAFAATAVAVATLVVQIFVTLFPNVMPTSLPGGVSLDIYNASSSDYTLVFLSWGVLILVPFILAAQGWTFWSFAKRITV, from the coding sequence ATGGATCTGCAGACCTTGTGGTTCATCGTGATCGCTTTCCTGTTCGTCGGTTATTTCGTCCTGGAGGGTTTCGACTTCGGTGTCGGTATGCTTCTGCCCTTCCTGGGCGGTGACGGTGAGGAGCGTGCGCGGCGTCGCGACGCGGTGGCCACTAGCATCGGACCGGTGTGGAACGGCAACGAGGTGTGGCTTATCGTGGCGGTGGGTGGCATGTTCGCAGCCTTCCCTGAGTGGTACGCCACGATGTTTTCCGGTTTCTATCTCCCGTTGCTGCTCATTTTGCTCTCCCTAATCCTGCGGGGCGTCGCCCTGGAGTGGCGCGTCAAAGTCGACACCCAGGCCTGGCGGGACCGCTGCGATATCGGGTTGGCTATCGGCAGTTGGGTGCCAGCGATTTTTTGGGGTGTAGCCTTCGCCAATATCGTCCAGGGCGTGGCGATCGACGCCAACCGGCAGATCGATTCCAGTCTGACCGCGATGTTTGGCCTGTTCAATCCCTACGGTCTGCTGGGAGCGGGGACCTTCGTTCTGGTGTTCATGGTGCACGGCGCGACCTTTTTGGGGCTCAAGGTGCACGAACCGTTGCGCAGCCGGGCCCATCGCCTAGCCCAACGGCTGACTATCCCGACAGCCGTGGTGGCCGTCGGGTTCGCGGTATGGACTCAGCTGGCACATGGTGATCCCGTCATCTGGATCGCGGTGGGTGTGCTCGCACTGTGCGTGCTCATCGGTTCGGTGGCCATCATGCGGGGCCACGACGGCCTCGCGTTCGCGGCCACTGCCGTGGCTGTGGCCACCCTGGTGGTGCAGATTTTCGTCACCTTGTTCCCGAACGTGATGCCTACCTCCCTGCCGGGCGGGGTGTCTCTGGACATCTATAACGCCTCTAGTTCGGACTACACGCTGGTCTTTTTGTCCTGGGGTGTGCTGATCCTGGTGCCGTTCATCCTGGCCGCTCAGGGCTGGACCTTCTGGTCCTTCGCCAAGCGGATCACGGTGTGA
- a CDS encoding vitamin K epoxide reductase family protein — MTHPPTAEDETEVLVTETNTDTSLPTVARDRPFALILLITGVIGWVASGILVLERLALYEDAEHVTTCDINALVSCGKVMGTWQSELLGFPNPLIGIVAFAVVITTAMAMLSGARFADWYWGALQAGVTVGLLFIVWLWYQALFVIHILCLYCMVVWAMMVPLFILLTVRNLAHGLFPASPAVVRFSSQWAGTLIAVIYVAVAASVFVSFYSDFTSL; from the coding sequence ATGACGCACCCACCCACCGCCGAAGACGAAACTGAGGTTCTCGTGACCGAGACGAACACTGATACCTCTCTACCGACCGTCGCCCGGGACCGTCCTTTCGCCCTCATCCTGCTGATCACCGGTGTGATCGGATGGGTGGCCTCGGGCATCCTGGTGCTCGAACGCCTGGCCCTCTACGAGGACGCCGAACATGTCACCACCTGCGACATCAACGCGTTAGTTTCCTGCGGAAAGGTGATGGGCACCTGGCAGTCCGAACTGCTCGGCTTCCCCAACCCCCTGATCGGCATCGTCGCTTTCGCCGTGGTCATCACCACGGCGATGGCCATGCTGTCCGGGGCCCGCTTCGCCGACTGGTACTGGGGGGCTCTGCAGGCAGGGGTGACCGTGGGCCTGCTGTTCATCGTCTGGTTGTGGTACCAGGCCCTGTTCGTCATCCACATTCTCTGCCTGTACTGCATGGTGGTGTGGGCCATGATGGTTCCGCTGTTCATCCTGCTTACCGTGCGCAACCTCGCTCATGGGCTCTTCCCCGCCTCCCCGGCTGTGGTGCGGTTTTCCTCCCAATGGGCGGGCACCCTGATCGCCGTGATCTACGTCGCCGTCGCAGCCTCGGTGTTTGTCAGCTTCTACTCCGATTTCACCAGCCTCTGA
- a CDS encoding ArsR/SmtB family transcription factor produces MSTVTLPHISALSRMGHALSDDTRTGILLALRHGPARPSELARQLAVSKQVMSNQLACLRGCGLVVSTPQGRNVWYSLADPRLGHALGELLELVVTIDPTCCSPDGCTCS; encoded by the coding sequence ATGAGCACGGTGACCCTGCCTCACATCTCCGCCTTGTCCCGGATGGGCCATGCCCTGTCCGATGACACCCGGACCGGAATTTTGCTGGCCCTGCGCCACGGGCCGGCTCGACCGTCCGAGCTGGCCCGGCAGTTGGCTGTCTCCAAGCAGGTGATGTCGAATCAGTTGGCCTGCCTGCGCGGATGCGGACTGGTGGTCTCCACCCCGCAGGGGCGCAACGTCTGGTATTCGCTGGCTGATCCTCGGCTGGGTCACGCCTTGGGCGAGTTGCTTGAGTTGGTGGTCACCATTGATCCGACCTGCTGCTCGCCGGATGGATGCACCTGTTCATGA
- a CDS encoding DsbA family protein, with the protein MSTPTNRTTRPSGNWRKARIIVWALLAVVVIAGIVAFLIGRADSTSAPTPETVASDAGQVVRDNSRVLSQAPNEKAVLVEFLDFECEACRAAYPFVEDLRAEYSDTVTFVHRYFPLPGHRNSMPAAVAVEAAAQQGQYEAMYHRMFETQSEWGESSEDHSAVFRGFAEDLGLDLAAYDAAIADPATEARVQLDVADGTALGVRGTPTFFLDGQLLTPDSLEQFRAEVDAAAAD; encoded by the coding sequence GTGAGCACTCCCACCAACCGCACCACCCGGCCGTCCGGGAACTGGAGAAAAGCCCGGATCATTGTCTGGGCATTGCTAGCCGTCGTCGTGATCGCCGGGATCGTGGCCTTCCTCATCGGCCGGGCGGACTCCACTTCTGCGCCCACCCCCGAAACTGTGGCCAGTGATGCGGGCCAGGTGGTGAGGGACAACAGTCGGGTGCTGTCCCAGGCGCCGAACGAGAAGGCTGTGCTGGTGGAGTTCCTCGACTTCGAGTGCGAGGCCTGCCGAGCGGCGTACCCCTTCGTGGAGGACCTGCGCGCGGAGTATTCCGACACCGTCACCTTCGTCCATCGTTACTTCCCGCTGCCGGGCCACCGCAACTCCATGCCGGCGGCCGTGGCCGTGGAGGCCGCCGCCCAGCAGGGCCAGTACGAAGCGATGTATCACCGCATGTTCGAGACCCAGTCCGAGTGGGGCGAGTCCTCGGAGGACCACAGTGCGGTCTTCCGCGGCTTCGCCGAGGACCTGGGCCTGGACCTGGCCGCCTATGACGCCGCTATCGCCGATCCGGCCACCGAGGCACGGGTCCAGCTCGATGTGGCCGACGGCACGGCCTTGGGTGTGCGCGGCACCCCGACCTTTTTCCTCGACGGCCAGCTTTTGACTCCGGACTCCCTGGAGCAGTTCCGGGCCGAGGTCGACGCGGCCGCCGCCGACTAA
- a CDS encoding bifunctional copper resistance protein CopD/cytochrome c oxidase assembly protein, whose product MRAEAAWTAKWTQMTHPVNDTPTATDTTTGTTPTIGSRPQERVRPTWPLYLLFFAVAGAIGGTVAYSFLGESLAALGIPNPGIATTFGLPFFRAVGWMLAALSAGSFLFAAFLISPRLPGGDHDRLHQASLSVDGHLASRTGAVAAICFGLIALLMIPLVLSDVSGTPLAQTLGVETLTVAVEQVAMAQVWLIVALIALVTGCTGLMSRAWITQPLLLLGSILMIIPLGLTGHSSSGGNHDHGTNSYLWHLVFLVLWVGGLMALLAHGRRLGPDLDIALRRYSMIALVSIIVMAVSGLVNAAIRIELTDLLTTRYGLIIVAKTIGVIILGVFGWIHRAWVIPQVQANPADRRLFRQVAIVEVLVMAAVTGIAITMGRTPPPPPRIPNLSQMVTKLGYELSEKPTILNVWGMWRFDLLFGALALLLAVGYLAAVWRTRQAGHTWSSTPTAWWLAGCVTLLVTMSSGIGLNMPAVFSVHMVGHIILSLVIPIFLVLGAPLTLLMTAFAPGAPGRPNIHDWVRAFTRSRLVGVITHPVVNTLQFLVFFYVMYLFIPLYELLISKYAGQLIMNAVLLVSGCFYVWGMLGPDPIPRRRPATIRLGWLVASLPVHLLVGVYLLRLDTILGEEFYRSLLLPWELDLLADQRTAVLAWATGVVPLAVVALLLIGQWPGTVGKTTGNEEKTTTGSNAENENHTAFLGPTADGKTPTSDHGTRTTDQP is encoded by the coding sequence ATGAGAGCGGAGGCGGCATGGACGGCGAAATGGACACAGATGACCCACCCGGTAAATGACACCCCCACTGCCACGGATACGACCACAGGGACGACCCCCACCATCGGGAGCCGGCCTCAGGAGCGGGTGCGCCCCACGTGGCCGTTGTACCTGCTCTTTTTCGCCGTCGCCGGTGCCATCGGCGGGACGGTTGCCTACAGCTTCCTCGGTGAATCCCTCGCGGCCCTGGGGATCCCCAACCCGGGCATCGCGACCACCTTCGGGTTGCCGTTTTTCCGTGCGGTCGGTTGGATGCTCGCTGCCCTGTCGGCCGGTTCTTTCCTGTTCGCTGCTTTCCTCATCTCCCCACGGTTGCCCGGCGGTGATCACGACCGCCTGCACCAGGCCTCGTTGAGTGTGGACGGGCACCTGGCCTCGCGTACCGGTGCGGTCGCGGCCATCTGCTTCGGACTGATCGCGTTGTTGATGATCCCGCTGGTGCTCTCAGATGTCTCCGGCACCCCCCTGGCCCAGACACTGGGCGTGGAGACCCTGACGGTGGCCGTCGAGCAGGTGGCCATGGCCCAGGTGTGGCTGATCGTCGCCCTTATTGCCCTGGTCACCGGTTGTACGGGCCTGATGAGCAGGGCGTGGATCACCCAACCACTGTTGCTCCTCGGGTCAATCCTCATGATCATCCCCCTGGGCCTGACAGGACACTCCTCCTCGGGCGGTAACCACGACCACGGCACCAACTCCTACCTGTGGCACCTGGTCTTCTTAGTCCTGTGGGTCGGCGGACTCATGGCCCTGCTCGCCCACGGGCGTCGCCTGGGACCTGACCTGGATATTGCGCTGCGCCGCTACTCGATGATCGCCCTGGTCTCCATCATCGTCATGGCCGTGTCCGGGCTGGTCAACGCCGCCATCCGCATCGAGCTGACGGATCTGTTGACCACCCGTTACGGGTTGATCATCGTGGCCAAGACCATCGGCGTGATTATCCTCGGTGTCTTCGGGTGGATCCACCGGGCGTGGGTCATTCCGCAGGTGCAGGCCAACCCCGCTGATCGCCGCCTGTTCCGCCAGGTCGCCATCGTCGAGGTGCTTGTCATGGCGGCGGTCACCGGTATCGCCATCACCATGGGGCGCACCCCGCCGCCCCCACCGCGCATCCCGAACCTCTCGCAGATGGTCACCAAGCTCGGCTACGAGCTGTCCGAGAAGCCCACCATCCTCAACGTGTGGGGCATGTGGCGCTTTGACCTGCTGTTTGGTGCCCTCGCCCTGCTGCTGGCCGTCGGCTATCTGGCCGCTGTGTGGCGCACCCGCCAGGCAGGTCACACCTGGTCGAGTACCCCCACCGCCTGGTGGTTGGCCGGATGTGTGACCCTGCTGGTGACGATGAGCTCCGGGATCGGGCTGAATATGCCCGCGGTCTTCTCGGTGCACATGGTCGGCCACATAATCTTGTCGCTGGTCATCCCCATCTTCCTGGTGCTGGGTGCCCCGCTGACCCTGCTGATGACCGCCTTCGCCCCGGGGGCCCCGGGTAGGCCGAATATCCACGACTGGGTGCGCGCCTTCACCCGCAGCCGGTTGGTGGGGGTGATCACCCATCCGGTGGTCAACACCCTGCAGTTCCTGGTGTTCTTCTACGTCATGTACCTGTTCATCCCGCTTTATGAGCTGCTGATCTCCAAGTACGCGGGGCAGCTGATCATGAACGCCGTGCTCCTGGTCTCCGGTTGCTTCTACGTCTGGGGGATGCTCGGACCCGACCCGATCCCGCGCCGGCGCCCGGCCACCATCCGCCTGGGGTGGCTGGTTGCCTCCCTGCCTGTCCACCTGCTCGTCGGGGTCTATCTCCTGCGCCTGGACACGATTCTGGGCGAGGAGTTCTACCGCTCCCTGCTCCTGCCCTGGGAGCTCGATCTGCTCGCCGACCAACGCACCGCCGTCCTGGCCTGGGCCACAGGTGTGGTCCCACTGGCCGTCGTCGCCCTCCTGCTCATCGGCCAATGGCCGGGCACGGTCGGGAAAACCACGGGCAACGAGGAAAAGACCACCACCGGTAGCAACGCCGAGAACGAAAACCACACCGCATTCCTCGGCCCCACCGCGGACGGTAAGACCCCCACGTCCGACCACGGCACCCGGACAACCGACCAGCCTTAA
- a CDS encoding copper resistance CopC family protein encodes MIISPMLPRRVLATVVAVGALTVVATPVALAHDSVIGGNPADGEVVEEFPRSIELKFSGLPQEGFSTVAITDQDSGDLLFSGEPTIDGRLVTLDLPADVSGGPGDYTVGFQILSSDGHATRSATTFTVAGDAQTTATPTGADAKPVEETTAVENTAEGDTSIVSNPIVLTLAGLALFGVIAGAIVLAVRSRDRR; translated from the coding sequence GTGATCATCTCCCCCATGCTCCCTCGTCGTGTGCTGGCTACTGTTGTGGCGGTCGGGGCCCTGACCGTCGTAGCCACCCCGGTTGCCCTCGCGCATGACTCCGTGATCGGCGGCAATCCCGCGGACGGTGAAGTGGTCGAAGAATTTCCCCGCAGCATCGAGCTGAAGTTCTCCGGGCTTCCCCAGGAGGGTTTCAGCACCGTAGCCATCACCGACCAGGACTCCGGTGATCTCCTGTTCAGTGGTGAGCCGACCATCGACGGCCGACTGGTGACCCTTGATCTACCTGCGGATGTCAGCGGCGGGCCAGGTGACTACACCGTCGGCTTCCAGATCCTCTCCTCCGACGGCCACGCCACCCGCAGCGCGACCACTTTCACCGTCGCCGGTGACGCCCAAACGACCGCCACCCCCACGGGCGCCGACGCCAAGCCTGTGGAGGAGACCACAGCTGTCGAGAACACCGCCGAGGGGGACACCTCCATAGTCAGTAATCCGATAGTCCTGACCCTCGCGGGGTTGGCCCTCTTCGGCGTCATCGCCGGGGCCATCGTGCTGGCTGTCCGGAGCCGTGACAGGCGTTAG
- the cmtR gene encoding Cd(II)/Pb(II)-sensing metalloregulatory transcriptional regulator CmtR yields the protein MLTIASRLDVMNRLGRAMADPTRSRILLSLLESPGYPAQLAETLGLTRTNVSNHLACLRDCGIVVAEPEGRRTRYEIADAHLTRALNALVEITLAVDEDAPCLDPACPVAGCCDTEGGQQS from the coding sequence ATGCTGACTATTGCTTCTCGTCTTGACGTCATGAACCGCCTGGGCCGGGCCATGGCTGATCCCACTCGGTCCCGGATCCTGTTGTCCCTACTCGAATCCCCCGGGTATCCGGCCCAATTGGCCGAGACGTTGGGCCTGACCCGGACGAATGTCTCCAACCACCTGGCGTGCCTGCGCGATTGCGGCATCGTCGTGGCCGAACCGGAGGGGCGGCGTACCCGCTACGAAATCGCTGATGCACACCTGACTCGCGCGCTCAATGCCCTGGTAGAGATCACCCTCGCCGTTGATGAGGATGCCCCCTGCCTAGACCCTGCCTGTCCGGTCGCCGGCTGTTGCGATACAGAAGGAGGCCAGCAGTCATGA